GAGGCGAGGTGGCTGCGGCGAAGGTCCGCGAGGCCAACGAAGCGATCGCTCGTCTCGTCCGTTCATAACTACTACGTCTGTCTACTCGAAGGAGCACATCATGACTGATCGCATCGAACTCGGCTTGAAGGACGCGAATGCGGGGTGCGCATGCTGCGCTGCCCCTTCATCCGTTGACGCATCCGCGCCTGTCGCGGCCCCGGTCTCGGCCGAGATCTTGGTTGCGGGGATGACATGCTCGCATTGCGCCTCCAGCGTCAGCGATGAGCTGAACGCCATCGATGGTGTCGACGGTGTCACGGTCGACCTGAATGCCGGCGGGGCATCCCGCGTGATTGTCCACAGCGCCGCCCCTATCGATCCCACGGCTGTACGGGCTGCGGTTGAAGAGGCCGGCTACACCCTCGCGACCTCCCCGATCTGAGTCGCTATCCGTTTGCGCCCGGCTGATCCGGGTGCATCCGAGCAAGGAGTTTCCGATGAGCCAGCATGACCAGCACCACGAACACACTGCGCATCAGGATCACGGCAGCGTGCCGACAACGGAGCATGACCACACGGCGATGAGCCACGACCACGGTGCTCCCCCAGAGCACGCTGGTCACACGAGCCACGGCGGTCACGGCGGTCACGGCGATCATGTCGGTCAGTTCCGGCGGTTGTTCGGGATCATGCTGGTCCTCGCGGCCCCTGTGGTTGGGTTCTCGATGATGTTCTCGATGCTGCTCGGGTACCCATTGCCCGACGCCGCGTGGGTGGGTTGGGTGTCCCCGGTTCTCGGGACCGTGATGTATGTGTGGGGCGGGGCCCCGTTCCTCACGGGTGCCGTGAGCGAGCTCCGTGCACGCAAGCCCGGGATGATGCTGCTGATCGCCCTTGCGATCACCGTGGCATTCCTGGCGTCGTGGGGTGCGAGCCTCGGCATGCTGCACCACGAGTTGGATTTCTGGTGGGAGCTGGCGCTGCTGATCGTGATCATGCTGCTTGGTCACTGGATCGAGATGCGCTCGCTCGCGCAGACGACATCGGCCTTGGATTCCTTAGCGGCGTTGCTGCCTGACGAGGCAGAAAAGGTCGACGGCGATACGACCGTAACGGTCGCGCCCTCGGACTTGCAGGTAGGCGATGTCGTGGTCGTGCGTCCGGGCGGGCGGGTCCCCGCCGATGGGCGCATCGTTCAGGGATCGGCCAGCATGGACGAGTCGATGATCACCGGAGAATCCCGGCCGGTGCGCCGCAGCGATGGCGACCCGGTCATTGCCGGTACCGTCGCCACGGATTCCGGAGTGCGGGTGGAGATCACGGCCATCGGTGAGGACACCGCTCTCGCGGGGATTCAGAAGCTGGTCACCGAGGCGCAGAGTTCGTCGTCTCGGGCGCAGCGGCTCGCGGACAAGGCCGCAGGGTGGCTGTTCTGGTTCGCGCTCGGCGCCGCAGCGATCACCGCGATCGTCTGGACGGTTGTTGGCCTACCCGACGCCGCCGTCATCCGCACCATCACGGTGCTGGTGATCGCCTGCCCGCACGCGCTGGGCCTGGCGATCCCGCTGGTCGTGTCGATCGCGACCGAGCGCGCCGCCCGCGGGGGCGTGCTCATCAAGGATCGTCTCGCGCTGGAGAGCATGCGCACCGTCGACACTGTTCTGTTCGACAAGACGGGCACGCTCACCAAGGGCACCCCCGCGGTGACCGCCATCAACCCCGTCACGGGGACCGACGCCGATCAGCTGTTGGCGTGGGCGGCCGCGGCGGAAGCAGACTCCGAGCACCCCCTCGCCCGCGCGATCGTCAACGCGGCAAAAGAGAAGACGCTCACCGTTCCACGCTCAACCGACTTCGAGTCATCCCCCGCTGTCGGGGTGCGTGCCCGCGTTGACGGACGTGTCGTGCAGGTCGGTGGCCCGTACATGCTCGAGCAGGAGAATGCGCAGGAGCTGCCCGTTGCTGACGAGTGGCGGAACGAGGGTGCGATCATCCTTCACGTGCTCGTCCACGGTCAGGTTGTGGGCGCGCTGCGTCTGGCGGATGAGATCCGCTCGGAGTCGCGCCATGCGGTCGACGCGCTCCATGAGCGCAGTGTGCAGGTGGTCATGATCACCGGTGATGCGGACGCGGTCGCCGCCTCCGTGGCGGGCGAACTCGGCATCGACCGGTACTTCGCCGGGGTACGCCCCGAGGACAAAGCGTCGAAGGTGAAAGAGCTTCAGGGCGAAGGTCGAAAGGTCGCCATGGTTGGTGACGGGGTGAACGATGCCCCCGCGCTGGCGCAGGCGGACGTCGGTATTGCGATCGGGGCGGGAACCGATGTCGCAATCGCGTCTGCGGGGGTCATCCTCGCCAGCGACGACCCCCGGTCGGTGCTGTCCGTGATCGACTTGTCGCGAGCGAGCTACCGGAAGATGAAGCAGAACCTCTGGTGGGCCGCCGGGTACAACCTGCTCTCGGTCCCCCTCGCGGCCGGCGTGCTCGCCCCGATCGGGTTCGTGCTGCCCATGTCGGTGGGAGCGGTACTGATGTCGCTGTCCACTATCGTCGTTGCGCTCAACGCGCAGCTGCTGCGGCGGCTGGACCTGCGCCCCGAGGCCGTCACAGGCAACTAGACCAGGGAACCGTCGACCCCGGACGTACCCTAGGAGAACGGGAGGTGAGTATGTCGCTGATTGCTGTCGCACAACGTGTGTGGGGTTCGCGCACGCTCACCCGCAACGTTCTGACCGTGCTGATCGTCGCCGTGGGCGTCATCGCCGGGCTGCTGGCGATGCATTCCTTCAACTCGCATGCGACATCTGTCGGGCACCACGACTCCGTCACCGTGAGCGCGCACACCGGCGACATGTCAGAGCAGCATCCCGCCCCGTCCACCGTCGCCGTGACCCCTGGTACTGCTTCGCAGGAGGCGGGGTGCGCAACGTGCGGTGGTGACCAGGATGCGATGACCTGGATGGCGTGTGTGCTCGCTCTCCTTGTCGCCATCATTCTTCTTGGTCGGGTCGGCCTCAGCTGGCGGCGCACCCCACCGGCCATGCTGCTCGCGGTCGTGATGGCACAGTGGCCGGCGCGCGCGTACTCCCTTCCCCCTCCCCCTTCCCTCACGGTTCTCTGCATCAGTCGCACGTGATGACGCTTTAGCCCGCCCACGCGGGCAACGCACCCTGAATACCCGGCTTTCGTCGGGTGTCATCACCGACCCTTGGAGAACACTCATGAAGATCCGACCCGCGGCAATCGCCGCAATCACCCTCACCACACTGCTCGCCCTCACGGGCTGCGCCGGCAGCGCCGGCTCCGGCGGTGACATGCCCGGCATGGACCACAGCAACAGCTCGTCCGCACCGGCAGAAACAGCGGACGCGAACGACGCAGACATCATGTTCGCGAGCATGATGATCGAGCACCACACGCAAGCCGTGGACATGTCCGACACCATCCTCGGAAAGGCCGACATCGACGAGCGGGTGACCGCCCTTGCCGAAGAGATCAAAGCGGCCCAACAGCCCGAGATCGACAAACTCGAATCCTGGCTCAAAGACTGGGGTGCCGATACCTCCGACATGGAAGGCATGGATCACGGCAGCGGCATGATGACCGAAGAGGACATGCAAGCCCTCGATGCGGCCACCGGCACCGAAGCATCCCGGTTGTTCCTTGAGCAGATGATCGAGCACCACCGTGGCGCGATCGACATGGCACAGGACGAAGTCGACGACGGGCAGAACAGTGACGCCGTCTCGCTCGCCCAGAAGATCATCGACACCCAGACGGCCGAGATCACCACGATGGAGGAGATTCTCGCAACTCTCTGACCCCGCATCGTGTGGCGCGGCCCCACAGCCGCGCCACACGATCGGTCAGACGATGCGGACAAGCCATGCGTCAGCACACCACTTCCAGCGCTCCCACGCGCATCCTCGCGACTCTTTCGAAATCCCCCACTCGTCGGCGGTCAGTGCACCTGATCGGATTGGGCACAGCTGCTCTGCTCGCCCTCGCCGGCTGCGCAGCCACCACCGCGACCACGGGCGACGGCCACACTGATCAGGCGCTCTCCCACGTTCACGGCATCGTCGCAGACCCCGAAGGAGATGGATTCCTTCTCGGAACACACGAGGGTATCTTCCCCGCGACCCAGACCGGCGAACTCGGTCAACGAGTCACCGGGTCGGACTTCGACGCCATGGGGCTCACTGTCGTCGACGACACACTGCTCGCGTCCGGACATCCCGGACCGGACACCCCCGTCGAACTTGGCACCCCCAACCTCGGCATCATCCGCAGCGCCGACCGGGCCGAAACCTGGGAACCGGTCGCCTTCACCGGTGAGAAGGACTTCCACGCCCTCACCGCTGGACCCGATGGCACCATATACGGGCTCTCCTCGGACAGCACACAGTTGCAGATCAGCACCGACCAAGGATCCACCTGGAACGCGACAGGTGCGGCACTTGTCGCCGTCTCCTTCGCGGTTGACACCGCGGGCCGGATCGTCGCCGCGACCCCCGATGGCCTCCAGGTCAGCACCGACGACGCGGCCACGTTCGCCCTCTGGCCGAACGCACCCTTGTTGTTCATGCTGAACGCATCCCCTGACCATCAACGGCTCGTCGGCGTCGGAAACGGTGGGAAGATCTGGGTCACCACCGCGGGAGCTACCCAGTGGACAGAGGCCGGAACCGTTCACGGGACCGCGCAAGCCATCGCGATCACCAATACCGGCGACATGCTCATCGTCGACGACAGCGGGATCACCCATGTACCCCAGGAGTGAGCGCCCAAAAAGGAGGATGCTGGAAACGTGAAGATCGAGCTGTTACACATCGCTGAATGCCCTAGCTGGATCGAAGCCGGTCGCCGTGTCACCGAGGCCCTCCGAGAAACGAGCCACGCGGCAACAGAACTGCGTTATCGACTCATCCGCTCTGAGGAGGACGCAGCGGAGGTTCCCTTCTCGGGGTCCCCCACAGTCACCCTGAACGGGGAAGACCTCTTCCCTGGTGCGGAGCCCAGTGTCGACCTAGCCTGCCGCATCTACGCAACCCCGGCGGGTCTGGCTGGTCTCCCGACGGTCGAGCAGATCCGAGAGGCCATCCTCACTCATGGCAACTGACTCCGACCAGGTGTGCACATGCTGCGGGCGATCCTTACCCCGTAAGAAGGTGCATGCCCTCGGGGACGATGGGGTGTTCATCTGTCGTCGCTGCGCCTGGTGGGTGGCCCTGCGGCTACGCCCGGACAATACGTCGGGATGACGATGACCACGGCCAGGCACTCATCGTGCCCGGCCGTGGTCACCATTTCTTTCAGACACGCGAGAGGGAGCGCGCCTCGCGCTCCCATGCCTGGGTCGCTATCTGCACGGCATCCCACGGGGAGCCGAGCGGGGGCGTGTAGGAGAGGTCAAGGTCGCTCATCGCGGCGACGGTCATCCTGTGGTGCAGAGACGTGGCGTAGGTGTCGACGCGCTTCGAAATCTCGGCACCTCGGCTGCCGACGAGCTGCGCGCCGAGCAGACGACCGTCATTGGTGTCGCCGGTGATGCGGATGCTGACGGGCGTGGCGCCCGGGTAGTAGCGCTTGTGGTCGTCCGCGATGGCGGTGTGACTGTGCGGGGCGAGGCCGGCGGCTGTGGCTTCGTGGTCGCGGAGGCCTGTGCGTGCGGCGACGACGTCGAAGACCTTCACGACCTGTGTGCCGAGGCTCCCGGCGAACCGCGTATCGCCCCCGATCGCGTTCTCGCCCGCGACACGTCCCTGCTTGTGGGCGGTCGTGCCGAGGGGGAGGTAGGTGATCCCGAGGAGGCGGTGGTGGGTGACCACTCCGTCGCCGGCCGCCCACACGTGCGGCAGGCCAGTGCGCATCTGTTCGTCGACGACGACAGCGCCGCCCGCGCCCGTGGTTGCGCCGGCTGCGGTGAGAAGGCTGGTGTTGGGCCGCACGCCGACGACGACGAGCACCACGTCAGCGGTACGGGAGAACGCCTCTCCGTCGTGGATGCCGGTGACGGTGATCCTGCCGCCGTCACGGGCGACGGCTTCGACACGCGTACCGGTGAGGACGTCGACCCCGTGTCGGGTGAGTTCGTCGCGGACAAGTGAACCGAGTTCGGGATCGAGGGTCGAGAGGACTTCGGGGCCGCGCTGCAGCTGGGTGACCTGGAGGCCCCGCACAGTGAGCGCTTCGGCCATTTCGAGGCCGACGTAGCCAGCTCCGACGATGATCGCCGTCTCGGGCTGATGTTCGTCGAGGTACTTCTCGAGCGCGAACGTGTCGCCCATCGAGTGCAACAGGTGCACGCCGTCATCGGGGCCGAGCCGGTCAAGACCCGCGATGCCCGCGGTTGACGGGGAGGCCCCGGTGCCGACCATGAGCTCGTCGTAGGCGATCGTTGATTCGCTGCCGTTCGCGTCGCGGACCGTGAGTCGGCGGCCGTCGACGTCGATACCTGTAGCGAGGGTGTCCAGACGGAGGTTCATGCCGGTGGCTTCGAGGTCAGCGTGGGTGCGGTGGGCGAGCGACTGCCAGGGCTGTACCTCGCGGGAGAAGTAGTACGGGATGCCGCAGATCGAGAAGTTCGGGTAGGCATCGGCCACCACGACAGTGACATCAACAGACGGGTCAAGTTCGCGGGCCCGG
The sequence above is a segment of the Microbacterium sp. Root553 genome. Coding sequences within it:
- a CDS encoding heavy-metal-associated domain-containing protein, whose translation is MTDRIELGLKDANAGCACCAAPSSVDASAPVAAPVSAEILVAGMTCSHCASSVSDELNAIDGVDGVTVDLNAGGASRVIVHSAAPIDPTAVRAAVEEAGYTLATSPI
- a CDS encoding heavy metal translocating P-type ATPase; protein product: MSQHDQHHEHTAHQDHGSVPTTEHDHTAMSHDHGAPPEHAGHTSHGGHGGHGDHVGQFRRLFGIMLVLAAPVVGFSMMFSMLLGYPLPDAAWVGWVSPVLGTVMYVWGGAPFLTGAVSELRARKPGMMLLIALAITVAFLASWGASLGMLHHELDFWWELALLIVIMLLGHWIEMRSLAQTTSALDSLAALLPDEAEKVDGDTTVTVAPSDLQVGDVVVVRPGGRVPADGRIVQGSASMDESMITGESRPVRRSDGDPVIAGTVATDSGVRVEITAIGEDTALAGIQKLVTEAQSSSSRAQRLADKAAGWLFWFALGAAAITAIVWTVVGLPDAAVIRTITVLVIACPHALGLAIPLVVSIATERAARGGVLIKDRLALESMRTVDTVLFDKTGTLTKGTPAVTAINPVTGTDADQLLAWAAAAEADSEHPLARAIVNAAKEKTLTVPRSTDFESSPAVGVRARVDGRVVQVGGPYMLEQENAQELPVADEWRNEGAIILHVLVHGQVVGALRLADEIRSESRHAVDALHERSVQVVMITGDADAVAASVAGELGIDRYFAGVRPEDKASKVKELQGEGRKVAMVGDGVNDAPALAQADVGIAIGAGTDVAIASAGVILASDDPRSVLSVIDLSRASYRKMKQNLWWAAGYNLLSVPLAAGVLAPIGFVLPMSVGAVLMSLSTIVVALNAQLLRRLDLRPEAVTGN
- a CDS encoding DUF6153 family protein — its product is MSLIAVAQRVWGSRTLTRNVLTVLIVAVGVIAGLLAMHSFNSHATSVGHHDSVTVSAHTGDMSEQHPAPSTVAVTPGTASQEAGCATCGGDQDAMTWMACVLALLVAIILLGRVGLSWRRTPPAMLLAVVMAQWPARAYSLPPPPSLTVLCISRT
- a CDS encoding DUF305 domain-containing protein; amino-acid sequence: MKIRPAAIAAITLTTLLALTGCAGSAGSGGDMPGMDHSNSSSAPAETADANDADIMFASMMIEHHTQAVDMSDTILGKADIDERVTALAEEIKAAQQPEIDKLESWLKDWGADTSDMEGMDHGSGMMTEEDMQALDAATGTEASRLFLEQMIEHHRGAIDMAQDEVDDGQNSDAVSLAQKIIDTQTAEITTMEEILATL
- a CDS encoding F510_1955 family glycosylhydrolase; translation: MRQHTTSSAPTRILATLSKSPTRRRSVHLIGLGTAALLALAGCAATTATTGDGHTDQALSHVHGIVADPEGDGFLLGTHEGIFPATQTGELGQRVTGSDFDAMGLTVVDDTLLASGHPGPDTPVELGTPNLGIIRSADRAETWEPVAFTGEKDFHALTAGPDGTIYGLSSDSTQLQISTDQGSTWNATGAALVAVSFAVDTAGRIVAATPDGLQVSTDDAATFALWPNAPLLFMLNASPDHQRLVGVGNGGKIWVTTAGATQWTEAGTVHGTAQAIAITNTGDMLIVDDSGITHVPQE
- a CDS encoding FAD-dependent oxidoreductase produces the protein MHLVAIGGSDAGISTALRARELDPSVDVTVVVADAYPNFSICGIPYYFSREVQPWQSLAHRTHADLEATGMNLRLDTLATGIDVDGRRLTVRDANGSESTIAYDELMVGTGASPSTAGIAGLDRLGPDDGVHLLHSMGDTFALEKYLDEHQPETAIIVGAGYVGLEMAEALTVRGLQVTQLQRGPEVLSTLDPELGSLVRDELTRHGVDVLTGTRVEAVARDGGRITVTGIHDGEAFSRTADVVLVVVGVRPNTSLLTAAGATTGAGGAVVVDEQMRTGLPHVWAAGDGVVTHHRLLGITYLPLGTTAHKQGRVAGENAIGGDTRFAGSLGTQVVKVFDVVAARTGLRDHEATAAGLAPHSHTAIADDHKRYYPGATPVSIRITGDTNDGRLLGAQLVGSRGAEISKRVDTYATSLHHRMTVAAMSDLDLSYTPPLGSPWDAVQIATQAWEREARSLSRV